A single region of the Oceanispirochaeta sp. genome encodes:
- a CDS encoding putative toxin-antitoxin system toxin component, PIN family: MNIVLDTNVLISGLLNPNGFPAQVLNLIINKRIKLIIDTRIISEYSEVLRHPKFKFRDESINPLLDFIKIESESIIPEPSFIDFPDPDDKIFWEVAKSGNALYIISGNTKHFPKDPMVVTPAVFISLYQKTKIDQK; the protein is encoded by the coding sequence ATGAATATTGTTCTTGATACAAATGTTCTTATATCTGGACTTTTAAATCCAAATGGATTCCCGGCACAGGTTTTAAACCTCATTATCAATAAAAGGATCAAACTGATTATTGATACAAGAATAATATCTGAGTATTCCGAAGTATTAAGACACCCTAAATTCAAGTTTAGAGATGAATCTATAAATCCTCTCCTGGATTTCATAAAAATTGAGAGTGAGTCAATTATACCGGAACCCTCATTTATTGATTTTCCTGATCCAGATGATAAGATATTCTGGGAAGTAGCAAAGTCGGGAAATGCACTTTATATCATTTCAGGAAATACAAAACATTTTCCAAAAGATCCAATGGTTGTTACTCCTGCAGTATTTATTTCCTTATATCAAAAGACAAAAATCGATCAAAAGTAA
- a CDS encoding proton-conducting transporter membrane subunit produces MIFSLIIIAISIIAISGIPGIFLSHSSVWGQRISVFLICLGSLSGLVGVGLTFFYPDNALYFFPWQAEQNPLLGIDPLSAFFLVPIFLIGSLGSIFGLGYWPQEKNKRTAVMIHNFWGILMAGMSLLVISRHALSFLFGWEAMALAAFFLMSAEDDQEECRKSSLIYLMATHLGTLVLFGMFLLWRYTSGSFDFIPIQEGNVSALTINILFILSFIGFGLKAGIMPLHFWLPAAHANAPSHISALLSGVMLKMGIYGIIRMLSLLPVPPPLWGGIILIAGAVSGLMGVVFALAQHDLKRLLAYHSVENIGIILLGLGLAMLGRSYHHPVWVILGMAGCLLHVWNHSLFKSLLFLGSGSVLHRTHTRQLDKLGGLAKLMPWTAGLFLIAAVAISGLPPLNGFISEFFIYLGLFRTLAIPGNTGSIAIIAAPVLAMIGALAVACFVKVYGSVFLGFPRSEIPENTKEVPLSMILPMIVLAVFCLFIGLAPALVVPILDKVIAPWLPAEWALTNTVKLASLVPFSALQFISISLVSIFSIMALWMFAFKKKNAQTAGTWDCGYAKPGPKMQYTASSFAESLILLFTGILKPKTHDPDIRAIFPTKSFMKSHVDEITLDRALIPGFLFFRKTLKWFNRFQQGKTQSYLFYILVAVVILLSTLIPVEQIISSLMSR; encoded by the coding sequence ATGATATTTTCTTTAATCATCATCGCAATTTCTATAATAGCTATAAGCGGTATACCCGGAATTTTCCTATCTCATTCATCAGTTTGGGGGCAGAGAATTTCTGTTTTTCTTATCTGTCTCGGGTCTTTGTCAGGACTAGTCGGGGTCGGTCTCACTTTTTTTTATCCCGATAATGCTCTTTATTTCTTTCCCTGGCAGGCAGAACAAAATCCTTTATTGGGAATTGACCCTCTTAGTGCATTTTTTCTGGTTCCTATCTTTCTGATCGGGAGTCTGGGGTCTATCTTCGGACTGGGGTACTGGCCTCAAGAGAAGAACAAGCGTACAGCTGTCATGATCCATAATTTCTGGGGAATCCTGATGGCAGGGATGTCTCTACTGGTTATAAGCAGGCATGCCTTGTCCTTCCTATTCGGATGGGAGGCTATGGCTCTGGCGGCATTTTTCCTGATGTCTGCCGAAGATGATCAGGAAGAATGCCGGAAAAGCAGTTTAATCTATCTGATGGCTACACACCTGGGTACACTTGTTCTTTTTGGAATGTTTCTTTTATGGCGATATACAAGCGGGTCATTTGACTTTATACCGATACAGGAAGGAAACGTATCGGCTCTTACAATAAATATCCTTTTTATTCTATCCTTTATCGGTTTCGGTCTGAAAGCCGGTATTATGCCCTTACATTTCTGGCTTCCCGCTGCTCATGCGAATGCTCCCAGTCACATTTCGGCTTTACTCTCGGGAGTTATGCTGAAAATGGGGATTTACGGAATTATCCGGATGCTTTCACTCCTCCCGGTTCCTCCCCCACTCTGGGGAGGAATTATTCTCATTGCCGGGGCTGTAAGCGGACTTATGGGAGTCGTCTTTGCCCTGGCGCAGCATGACCTGAAACGTCTTCTTGCCTACCATAGTGTGGAAAACATCGGAATTATCCTACTGGGTCTGGGGCTGGCCATGCTGGGAAGGAGTTACCATCATCCGGTATGGGTTATTCTGGGTATGGCAGGCTGTTTACTGCATGTATGGAATCACAGTCTTTTTAAATCGCTTTTGTTTCTGGGATCGGGATCTGTGCTGCACAGAACTCACACACGCCAGTTAGATAAACTGGGTGGTCTGGCAAAACTCATGCCCTGGACTGCAGGACTTTTTCTTATTGCCGCAGTAGCCATCAGTGGATTACCACCGTTAAATGGTTTTATAAGTGAATTTTTTATCTACCTGGGATTATTCCGGACCCTGGCAATCCCGGGGAATACCGGTTCAATCGCTATCATCGCCGCCCCTGTTTTAGCCATGATAGGAGCTTTGGCTGTAGCCTGTTTTGTAAAAGTTTATGGTTCTGTTTTTTTAGGTTTTCCACGGTCAGAAATACCGGAAAATACTAAAGAAGTCCCTCTCAGCATGATTTTACCCATGATTGTACTGGCTGTCTTCTGTCTGTTCATAGGGTTGGCTCCTGCACTTGTGGTTCCCATACTGGACAAAGTGATCGCCCCATGGCTTCCTGCAGAATGGGCTTTAACCAATACAGTCAAATTGGCATCTCTGGTTCCTTTTTCTGCCTTGCAGTTTATTTCAATAAGTCTTGTATCGATCTTTTCTATAATGGCTTTATGGATGTTCGCATTCAAAAAAAAGAATGCCCAAACAGCTGGTACCTGGGATTGCGGATATGCAAAACCCGGACCGAAAATGCAATACACGGCTTCATCTTTCGCAGAATCACTTATTCTCCTTTTCACAGGGATACTCAAGCCGAAAACCCATGATCCGGATATTAGGGCAATATTCCCGACAAAGAGCTTTATGAAAAGTCATGTCGATGAAATTACTCTGGATCGGGCTCTCATTCCGGGATTCCTGTTTTTTCGAAAAACACTGAAGTGGTTTAATCGTTTCCAGCAGGGAAAAACTCAAAGTTATCTTTTTTATATACTTGTAGCTGTAGTAATTCTGCTATCTACGTTGATTCCGGTTGAACAAATCATATCCAGCCTAATGTCAAGATAA
- a CDS encoding PTS sugar transporter subunit IIA — protein MGESVKETAQILNVSEETIHQWIKQSFIPVHNINDQYYFNRTEILEWATSQQIKVSSDIFMNDDKKNISLPSLTDTLREGGINYNINGNDPETVLRSIVNTLVLPRDVDREFLFQVLLTREKMGSTGIGDGIAIPHVRNPVVLHVTTPSVNLCFLKNPIDFHALDGKPVNIFFTLISPTIRAHLHILSRISFVLHDQNLKDALMRQAEPEEIFNLLSISEACIPKRRTGEMMVKP, from the coding sequence ATGGGAGAATCGGTAAAAGAAACGGCTCAAATACTGAATGTTTCGGAAGAAACGATACACCAATGGATTAAACAGTCTTTTATTCCAGTTCATAATATAAATGACCAATATTATTTTAACCGCACTGAAATACTGGAATGGGCAACAAGTCAGCAGATAAAAGTATCATCTGATATATTTATGAATGATGATAAAAAGAATATAAGCCTGCCCAGTTTAACAGATACCCTGAGAGAAGGTGGTATAAATTATAATATCAATGGCAATGATCCCGAGACAGTTCTGCGGTCAATCGTCAATACCCTGGTATTACCCCGGGATGTAGATCGAGAATTTCTTTTCCAGGTTTTGCTTACAAGGGAGAAAATGGGTTCTACCGGTATTGGAGATGGAATCGCCATACCCCATGTTCGGAACCCGGTTGTGCTGCATGTTACAACACCATCTGTCAATCTCTGTTTCCTGAAGAATCCCATAGATTTCCATGCTCTAGATGGTAAACCTGTGAACATATTTTTCACCCTTATCAGTCCGACAATCCGTGCTCATTTACACATACTCTCCAGAATCAGCTTTGTCCTTCATGACCAGAATCTTAAAGATGCATTGATGAGACAAGCTGAGCCGGAGGAAATCTTTAACCTTCTTTCAATATCCGAAGCCTGTATACCAAAGCGGAGAACAGGAGAAATGATGGTTAAACCATGA
- a CDS encoding type II toxin-antitoxin system RelE/ParE family toxin — MFVKENWKIIYYEDVIGNSEVFDFLDTQKLKSKAKIFSWLSVLEEKGPLLPRPYADLLKDGVHELRIKLTGNQVRILYFFCYKDFIVLTNCFNKNTDKVPEKEIIKAKKCREDFLNRNSEKSLKEEFNENL, encoded by the coding sequence ATGTTTGTGAAAGAGAATTGGAAGATCATTTACTATGAAGATGTAATAGGGAATTCAGAGGTTTTTGATTTTCTAGATACACAGAAATTAAAATCTAAAGCAAAGATTTTTAGCTGGTTATCTGTTTTGGAAGAGAAGGGTCCACTTTTGCCCCGACCCTATGCTGATTTATTAAAAGATGGAGTTCATGAATTAAGAATTAAGCTTACTGGGAATCAAGTACGTATTTTGTATTTCTTTTGTTATAAGGATTTTATTGTTTTAACAAATTGCTTTAATAAGAATACAGACAAAGTTCCTGAGAAAGAAATAATAAAAGCTAAGAAATGTAGAGAAGATTTTTTGAATAGAAATAGTGAGAAATCACTCAAGGAGGAATTCAATGAGAACCTTTAA
- a CDS encoding HigA family addiction module antitoxin: MNRIPDITPGEILNEEFLIPMSITAYRLSKDTNMPATRISEILKGRRKITADTALRFSAYFGNSAEFWLGIQDEFDLRVERLKIQDDLKKIPHAVAS, from the coding sequence ATGAACAGAATACCTGATATTACACCCGGTGAGATCCTGAATGAGGAATTTCTTATACCTATGAGTATTACTGCGTATCGGTTATCAAAAGATACAAATATGCCAGCCACTCGAATATCTGAAATCTTAAAAGGTCGGAGAAAAATTACTGCTGATACAGCACTAAGATTCTCTGCTTATTTTGGTAATTCAGCAGAATTCTGGTTAGGAATACAAGATGAATTTGACTTAAGAGTCGAAAGACTGAAAATTCAAGATGACCTGAAAAAAATCCCACATGCAGTAGCATCATAA
- a CDS encoding HDIG domain-containing metalloprotein → MQLTRDKALTLFKEFNQSESLYTHALSVEAVMRYAAGQRGHDPDFWGIVGLIHDLDYEKYPEKHCLKAAEILRERDWPEEVIHGVVSHGWGICSEVEPVHEMEKVLFAIDELTGLITATVLVRPSKSILDLEVKSVKKKWKTKGFSAGVDRSIIEKGAALLEMETADLIAMTIEGMKTAAAEIGLAGIE, encoded by the coding sequence ATGCAGTTGACCAGAGACAAAGCCCTCACATTATTCAAGGAATTCAACCAAAGCGAGAGTCTGTATACCCATGCCCTCTCTGTAGAAGCCGTGATGCGTTACGCCGCCGGACAAAGAGGCCATGATCCCGATTTCTGGGGAATCGTCGGCCTGATTCATGACCTGGATTATGAAAAATACCCGGAGAAACACTGCTTAAAAGCAGCAGAGATTCTCAGGGAGAGAGACTGGCCCGAAGAGGTCATCCATGGGGTGGTCTCCCACGGGTGGGGCATCTGCAGCGAAGTAGAGCCGGTTCATGAAATGGAAAAAGTCCTCTTTGCCATCGATGAGCTCACAGGGCTTATAACGGCCACAGTGCTTGTACGGCCGTCAAAAAGTATTCTTGATCTGGAAGTAAAATCTGTCAAAAAAAAATGGAAAACAAAGGGATTCTCTGCCGGAGTAGACAGGTCCATCATTGAAAAAGGAGCCGCTCTTCTGGAAATGGAAACCGCAGATCTCATAGCCATGACCATCGAAGGCATGAAAACAGCCGCTGCTGAGATTGGTCTGGCAGGGATTGAATGA
- a CDS encoding helix-turn-helix transcriptional regulator, with product MRTFKSHLEESLKDQNFEAEYLEERKLLDLSIMIHDAREKSGLSQIEVAQKAHVTQQQLSKIENGKNCNMITFLKVCNALGLDFNFSQKPAV from the coding sequence ATGAGAACCTTTAAAAGCCACTTGGAAGAGTCTTTGAAAGACCAGAATTTTGAGGCAGAGTATTTAGAAGAAAGAAAGCTCTTGGATTTGTCTATAATGATACATGATGCTAGAGAAAAATCTGGATTATCACAAATAGAAGTAGCTCAGAAAGCTCATGTTACGCAACAGCAATTATCTAAAATAGAGAACGGAAAGAATTGTAATATGATCACCTTTCTCAAAGTATGTAATGCTCTTGGACTTGATTTCAATTTTTCACAGAAACCCGCTGTATAA
- a CDS encoding MFS transporter — protein MKSECLYTGHRFKEFLIKTEKNHMVPGHIPFSPRKVPFYYGWVILFAGAMGVLFSIPGQTMGVSVYTDHLIDNLHLSRIEISTAYMVGTLVSSLVMTRAGIFYDRFGARIAAAGSALGLGLCLMMLSRSVPITSAVSALLGFSSRKIAFVFMIIGFFGIRFFGQGVLTLVSRGMVMRWFEAHRGFAAAIMGIFTSFGFSFAPRVLQGLIDLSSWDRSWMIMGVVMIILIVPFIFTVFRDSPEECGIEMEEGLKIKTGSKRKELAPQRSYTLQEARRDPKLWCFILILFFWSMYNTGFTFHITSIFESQGKTTAQAVAIFLPLSFISLAFRFLGSWLSDIIDLKYHFYLAIFSMMTGAYALTLPYTAGAAALLIGGFGISGGLFGVFSSVTWPKLYGREHLGAISGMAMSFMVAGSALGPWGFSMLEKVWGNYRHSGWLGVYAAGFIGLVSFPFMMKKQKDSSFS, from the coding sequence ATGAAATCTGAATGTCTATATACTGGGCATCGTTTCAAGGAGTTCCTTATCAAGACAGAAAAAAATCATATGGTTCCGGGGCATATTCCCTTCTCTCCCCGGAAAGTTCCTTTCTACTACGGTTGGGTCATATTATTCGCCGGTGCCATGGGAGTCCTTTTCAGTATTCCCGGCCAAACCATGGGTGTTTCGGTCTACACGGACCATCTGATTGATAACCTGCACCTCAGCCGCATCGAAATATCAACAGCCTATATGGTCGGGACCCTTGTCAGCTCTTTAGTGATGACCCGGGCGGGAATCTTTTACGACCGCTTTGGCGCCAGAATTGCCGCGGCAGGATCAGCCCTGGGACTGGGATTGTGCCTCATGATGCTTTCCCGATCCGTTCCTATCACATCCGCCGTATCGGCTCTCCTGGGATTTTCTTCAAGAAAGATAGCCTTTGTCTTTATGATCATTGGATTTTTCGGAATCCGTTTCTTCGGACAGGGAGTTCTGACACTGGTATCCCGGGGCATGGTGATGCGCTGGTTTGAGGCTCATAGAGGATTTGCAGCGGCCATTATGGGAATCTTTACTTCCTTTGGATTTTCCTTTGCCCCCCGGGTTCTTCAGGGTCTGATCGATTTATCAAGCTGGGACCGTTCCTGGATGATCATGGGAGTTGTCATGATCATTCTGATTGTTCCCTTCATATTCACAGTTTTCAGGGACAGCCCTGAAGAATGCGGCATCGAGATGGAAGAGGGTCTCAAAATAAAGACAGGCAGTAAAAGAAAGGAGTTGGCCCCGCAAAGGTCCTATACTCTGCAGGAAGCCAGACGGGACCCCAAGCTCTGGTGCTTTATTCTGATCCTCTTTTTCTGGTCAATGTATAATACAGGCTTCACCTTTCATATCACCTCCATTTTCGAATCCCAGGGGAAAACAACTGCCCAGGCTGTAGCCATTTTCCTGCCTTTGTCCTTCATATCCCTGGCCTTTCGATTCCTGGGGAGCTGGCTCAGCGATATTATTGATTTGAAGTATCACTTTTATCTGGCAATTTTCTCTATGATGACAGGTGCCTATGCACTGACCCTCCCCTATACGGCTGGTGCAGCGGCTCTTCTGATCGGAGGCTTCGGTATTTCCGGAGGCTTATTCGGAGTGTTCTCATCGGTCACCTGGCCAAAGCTATACGGACGGGAGCATCTGGGAGCCATATCAGGAATGGCCATGAGCTTTATGGTAGCCGGAAGTGCCCTCGGCCCCTGGGGATTCAGTATGCTGGAAAAAGTTTGGGGAAACTACAGGCACAGCGGCTGGCTGGGAGTCTACGCCGCCGGTTTTATTGGACTCGTCAGCTTCCCCTTTATGATGAAAAAACAGAAGGACTCAAGTTTCAGTTAA
- a CDS encoding GNAT family N-acetyltransferase, which translates to MNNFPNIQPFTEAIEEQVIRNPLLNIDTFIIPSPYIRDPDIEKSREYSCVWLDEGEILGYMQVYTDRNNRNFHIYKLVTSPFGRGRGIGTAFVEYLASRIPGNGRVYLYIWEKQGDTIEFFQNKGFRQGEPMVYRNLVYSHLLADKHDILIIERQKKDSLTPAASEEIGKTRHDARKTLRLMSNMVDMLSVDNADRIIEDINRETTTMVNMLNSFRDNMQILHNVNLQEVILERIVPYIDASTAPCELHLELKTRAALVPGSFINMGRALVNMVSNALDAIAETERTGIIRISLYREEENIYLELEDNGLGIPKEKLVKNSKGIPAFVGRTTKGKKTGEGMGTRQIFATFGAGNIEVTSRPGKGTTWRIRLEKVSGQLNKWYVRMDRRLNEFKVLWEKPDMYQGADRNAIIASIWQLRKMEIFLFDLILKFSKFHNIRNVYRTILSYIEGALSWESLEKEVLAFRCEHDNMKTWLLEISQEIKLRKDKLRLVTTDNDFRGAMFKSYGQAYENIIIFTLDPENGDFRATDRKLAEHLDFAPYLGKEKEELLRGEFIGDMNNDNKPIFLGVWTVKSHEDLINKLKLIRMGAQRLLEMGIHPQKKLSLYQTTYMRHSEDIDTDASCTFDDMATCTDEELIKYTRLADDEFQNFFAAAD; encoded by the coding sequence ATGAATAATTTCCCCAATATCCAACCCTTCACCGAGGCCATTGAAGAACAGGTCATAAGAAACCCTCTTCTCAATATTGATACATTCATAATCCCCTCTCCCTATATCAGAGATCCGGATATTGAAAAAAGCAGGGAATATAGCTGTGTCTGGCTGGATGAAGGTGAAATTCTGGGGTACATGCAGGTCTATACCGACCGGAATAACCGCAATTTCCATATTTATAAACTGGTAACCAGCCCCTTTGGAAGAGGAAGGGGAATCGGGACGGCCTTTGTGGAATACCTGGCGTCCAGGATTCCCGGGAATGGAAGGGTCTATCTGTATATCTGGGAAAAACAGGGAGATACCATCGAGTTTTTCCAGAACAAAGGCTTCCGCCAGGGTGAACCCATGGTGTACAGAAATCTAGTTTACAGCCACCTGCTGGCTGACAAACATGACATCCTGATCATTGAAAGACAGAAAAAGGACTCCCTCACCCCTGCTGCCTCCGAGGAAATCGGAAAAACCAGACACGACGCCAGAAAAACCCTGCGCCTCATGTCTAACATGGTAGACATGCTTTCAGTGGATAATGCAGACAGAATCATCGAAGACATCAACCGTGAGACCACGACCATGGTGAACATGCTGAACTCCTTCAGGGATAACATGCAGATCCTCCACAATGTCAATTTGCAGGAAGTCATCCTGGAGCGGATTGTTCCCTACATAGATGCCTCCACGGCTCCCTGTGAGCTGCACCTTGAACTGAAAACAAGAGCGGCTCTTGTTCCCGGATCTTTTATAAACATGGGACGTGCCCTGGTCAATATGGTATCCAATGCCCTGGATGCCATAGCAGAGACAGAAAGAACAGGGATAATCCGCATCTCCCTGTACCGGGAGGAAGAGAATATCTATCTGGAGTTGGAAGACAACGGCCTGGGAATTCCCAAAGAAAAACTAGTCAAAAACTCCAAGGGCATTCCTGCATTTGTCGGAAGAACCACCAAAGGGAAAAAAACAGGAGAAGGAATGGGTACCCGTCAGATCTTTGCCACCTTCGGGGCCGGCAATATTGAGGTCACAAGCCGTCCGGGCAAGGGAACTACCTGGCGGATCAGACTCGAAAAAGTATCGGGCCAGCTGAATAAATGGTACGTTCGTATGGACAGACGGCTCAATGAATTCAAAGTCCTCTGGGAAAAACCGGACATGTATCAGGGAGCCGACCGGAATGCCATCATTGCCTCCATCTGGCAGCTCCGAAAAATGGAAATATTCCTCTTTGACCTCATACTCAAATTCAGCAAATTTCATAATATCAGAAATGTATACCGAACAATTTTATCCTATATAGAGGGAGCCCTGTCCTGGGAAAGCCTGGAAAAAGAGGTGCTTGCCTTCCGCTGTGAACATGACAACATGAAAACATGGCTCCTGGAAATTTCTCAGGAGATAAAATTACGGAAAGACAAGTTAAGGCTGGTCACCACAGACAATGATTTCAGAGGGGCCATGTTCAAGAGTTACGGCCAGGCCTATGAGAATATTATTATATTTACCCTGGATCCGGAGAATGGCGATTTTCGGGCCACAGACAGAAAGCTGGCGGAACATCTTGATTTTGCACCCTATCTGGGGAAAGAAAAGGAAGAACTTCTGAGAGGTGAGTTCATAGGGGATATGAACAACGATAACAAACCCATATTTCTAGGGGTCTGGACGGTCAAATCCCATGAAGATCTGATAAACAAACTCAAATTGATCAGAATGGGGGCTCAGAGACTGTTGGAGATGGGAATCCATCCGCAAAAGAAATTATCCCTGTATCAAACCACCTATATGAGGCATAGCGAAGACATAGATACCGATGCCAGCTGCACCTTTGACGACATGGCCACATGTACCGATGAGGAGCTTATAAAATACACCCGCCTTGCAGATGATGAGTTTCAGAATTTCTTTGCGGCCGCTGACTAA
- a CDS encoding sulfatase-like hydrolase/transferase, whose product MDNSREEDTLSAIPYDQENAEKGEKRPNILLLMTDQQRHDTIKAGGADFMHTPHLDRLAASGRIYSHAFTPIPDGMPSRHNLLTGLTGKTHGYPENNRNFGMPGWIYTFPQLLSDHGYETISIGKNQFVPPRRHRGYDKIHLMESHPDFREEDDYALYLKEQGWGHILNIHGCENLLQYVPQSPLLPEQHQGDSWVADKAMDFLETNRGRHPWLMKVSWISPRPPQNPALRFAHLYKEKELPEPLKSTTPLSPGADENARQFRNIPAPWVRRYREQYYSSVSQVDYNIGRILDALEDTDQRRNTLIIFVSDHGDMLGDHGTIAKGLPYDSCTRIPFILSFPDVIDPGEKNTDFVDLNDVMPTILDAAGIQISYKATKLPGESLLVKKNKRKKDRNFQYVEYGSGIRRWISLRTKEYKYNYYYREGREELFDLSEDSAESRNLLYSSHNEEILAVRDQLKMILMEQERLRGPEGCLNEETFVALEDTGKQSPRSPSFPVFQNKIMDPREKSRMNNFMDEVLKCIEKEPLVELEQLDLERWQKEGGFQDKQIKDLLEKEKKLKAKHNPGE is encoded by the coding sequence ATGGATAATTCCCGTGAAGAAGATACACTTTCAGCCATTCCCTATGATCAGGAAAATGCCGAAAAGGGTGAGAAAAGACCTAATATACTTCTTCTGATGACAGACCAGCAGCGCCATGACACCATCAAGGCGGGAGGTGCCGATTTCATGCACACCCCCCATCTGGACCGTCTGGCTGCTTCAGGAAGAATATACAGCCATGCCTTTACGCCCATCCCCGACGGGATGCCCAGCAGGCACAATCTGTTGACTGGTTTGACAGGAAAAACCCATGGATATCCCGAAAACAACAGAAACTTCGGCATGCCCGGCTGGATCTATACCTTTCCCCAGCTTCTGTCAGATCATGGATATGAAACGATCTCCATCGGCAAAAATCAATTTGTCCCCCCCCGCAGGCACAGAGGGTATGATAAGATTCATCTGATGGAGTCTCATCCTGATTTCAGGGAAGAAGATGACTATGCCCTGTATCTGAAAGAGCAGGGATGGGGCCATATACTAAATATCCATGGCTGTGAAAACCTGCTTCAGTATGTTCCCCAAAGCCCCCTGCTTCCAGAGCAGCATCAAGGAGATTCCTGGGTTGCCGACAAGGCAATGGATTTTCTGGAGACCAACAGAGGCCGGCATCCCTGGTTGATGAAGGTCAGCTGGATTTCACCCCGGCCTCCTCAAAATCCAGCACTCCGTTTTGCTCATCTCTACAAAGAGAAGGAACTCCCGGAACCCTTAAAGTCTACGACCCCCCTTAGTCCTGGAGCCGATGAAAATGCAAGGCAATTCCGGAATATTCCAGCCCCATGGGTCCGACGATACCGAGAGCAGTATTACAGTTCTGTCAGCCAGGTGGATTACAACATTGGACGGATACTGGATGCCCTGGAAGACACAGACCAGAGACGGAATACCCTGATCATTTTTGTCAGTGACCATGGGGATATGCTGGGAGATCACGGAACAATAGCCAAAGGCCTGCCCTATGATAGCTGTACACGCATTCCTTTTATCCTCAGCTTCCCCGATGTGATAGATCCGGGAGAAAAGAACACGGATTTTGTCGATTTGAATGATGTGATGCCGACCATCCTGGATGCTGCGGGGATTCAGATCTCCTATAAAGCCACCAAGCTTCCCGGTGAGAGCCTTCTGGTGAAGAAAAACAAAAGAAAAAAAGACAGAAACTTCCAGTATGTGGAATATGGTTCAGGCATAAGGCGCTGGATCTCACTCAGAACTAAAGAGTACAAGTACAATTACTACTACCGGGAGGGACGGGAAGAACTGTTCGACCTGAGTGAGGACTCGGCCGAGAGCCGGAACCTCCTGTACAGCTCTCATAATGAAGAGATCCTGGCGGTTCGGGACCAGCTGAAAATGATACTCATGGAGCAGGAAAGGCTCAGGGGCCCGGAAGGCTGCCTGAATGAAGAGACTTTTGTGGCCTTGGAAGACACGGGAAAACAGTCACCCCGTTCTCCCTCCTTTCCGGTCTTCCAGAACAAGATAATGGATCCAAGAGAAAAATCCAGGATGAACAATTTTATGGATGAGGTCCTGAAGTGTATCGAAAAAGAGCCTCTGGTAGAATTGGAACAACTGGACCTTGAGCGCTGGCAAAAAGAGGGCGGATTCCAGGATAAACAGATCAAAGACCTCCTTGAAAAGGAAAAAAAACTAAAAGCCAAGCACAACCCGGGAGAATAA